A window from Telopea speciosissima isolate NSW1024214 ecotype Mountain lineage chromosome 8, Tspe_v1, whole genome shotgun sequence encodes these proteins:
- the LOC122638326 gene encoding auxin-responsive protein SAUR71-like, translated as MEVAEKNRGRKGLICKTWERCRSMGNRGNRNRLSPTPISKSRSWPRSANSPDESNSSKRSSKRRQVAPEGCFTVYVGPQRQRFVIKTEYINHPLFKMLLEEAELEYGYSSQGPLSLPCDVDLFYKVFSEMTERRPVRLQCCQGVCFLSPSRSISDVSHEMFLNST; from the coding sequence ATGGAAGTAGCAGAGAAGAACAGAGGGAGGAAAGGTCTGATCTGCAAGACATGGGAACGATGCAGATCAATGGGTAATCGTGGCAATAGAAATAGATTGTCACCTACGCCCATATCGAAGAGTAGATCATGGCCACGCAGTGCCAACTCCCCAGACGAGAGCAATAGCAGCAAACGCAGCAGCAAGAGACGCCAAGTTGCACCAGAAGGATGCTTCACGGTCTATGTTGGGCCGCAGAGACAGCGTTTCGTGATCAAAACAGAGTATATCAACCATCCGCTCTTCAAGATGCTTCTGGAAGAGGCAGAACTCGAGTACGGTTACAGCAGCCAAGGCCCTCTTTCACTTCCTTGTGATGTCGATCTCTTCTATAAAGTGTTTTCTGAAATGACTGAGAGAAGGCCCGTAAGGTTGCAGTGTTGCCAAGGGGTATGCTTCTTATCACCTTCTCGGTCCATCTCGGATGTTAGCCATGAAATGTTTCTGAATTCTACATAA